In Desulfobacterales bacterium, a single window of DNA contains:
- a CDS encoding DUF5615 family PIN-like protein has translation MKYYLDEDISPKVSALLRKQKVDAVSTHEVGRTQSSDIEHLKYAVSEGKALVTRNRDDFIRLSVRFFNDSRSHFGVLIIPHAIPGDNFSLIAKALEKYACEHPKGMEPYTIDFLG, from the coding sequence GTGAAATATTATCTCGATGAAGATATAAGTCCAAAGGTCTCAGCGCTTCTAAGAAAACAAAAGGTCGATGCGGTTAGCACCCATGAAGTAGGCAGGACTCAATCTTCGGATATAGAACACCTGAAATATGCGGTTTCAGAAGGCAAAGCCCTTGTCACCCGAAATAGAGACGATTTTATACGTCTTTCGGTCCGTTTTTTCAACGATTCACGGTCTCACTTCGGGGTACTGATTATTCCCCATGCGATTCCCGGCGATAATTTTTCCCTTATTGCCAAGGCCCTTGAAAAATACGCTTGTGAACATCCGAAAGGGATGGAGCCTTACACCATCGACTTTTTAGGATAA